Proteins encoded in a region of the Bacillus sp. T3 genome:
- a CDS encoding gamma-glutamylcyclotransferase: protein MVKNILVFVYGTLRRNEENHYLLQNEQCVAQQCWTNGQLYDTTEGYPALKQSTKGKVYGELYIVDKQKLQQLDRLEDYNGPGQKNLYNRIKQQVYTDNGAFEAFVYTITTDYLNILVRQIDNGDWCMQHSFVENPTFYYFAYGSCMDDERFRLDGVHQFFQNKKGVGILGGYRLRYTRKVSDGGRADIVEEGGVVEGIVYEVPGACLSYLYRREGVKYNSYRPALIDVTVNGQLLKNVLTFLVVNKDKEMAPPIEYAKEIIRGGTGILSDEYIEKLKQQLKDFNIIL, encoded by the coding sequence ATGGTGAAAAATATCTTGGTTTTTGTATATGGAACCTTAAGAAGAAATGAAGAAAATCACTATTTACTACAAAACGAACAATGCGTCGCCCAGCAATGTTGGACAAATGGGCAATTATATGACACGACTGAAGGCTATCCAGCGTTGAAGCAATCGACTAAAGGAAAGGTATACGGTGAATTATATATCGTAGACAAGCAAAAGCTTCAGCAGCTTGATCGGTTGGAGGATTACAATGGACCTGGACAAAAAAATTTGTATAACCGAATCAAACAACAGGTTTACACTGACAATGGTGCATTCGAGGCATTTGTTTATACAATTACTACAGACTATCTAAATATCCTAGTTCGGCAAATTGATAATGGTGATTGGTGTATGCAGCATTCTTTTGTTGAGAATCCCACTTTTTATTATTTTGCGTATGGGAGCTGTATGGACGACGAAAGATTTAGATTAGATGGTGTACATCAATTCTTTCAAAATAAAAAGGGTGTTGGCATTCTAGGAGGTTATCGACTTCGCTATACGAGAAAAGTTTCGGATGGAGGAAGAGCAGATATCGTCGAGGAGGGAGGTGTTGTCGAAGGTATTGTTTATGAGGTGCCAGGTGCCTGTCTCTCTTATTTATATCGTCGTGAGGGAGTAAAGTATAATTCCTACCGTCCTGCATTAATTGACGTAACAGTCAATGGGCAGCTCTTAAAAAATGTGCTTACCTTTCTCGTCGTGAACAAGGATAAGGAAATGGCTCCACCAATTGAATATGCAAAAGAAATCATACGTGGCGGTACAGGTATCCTTAGTGATGAATACATTGAAAAACTTAAACAACAGCTAAAGGATTTTAATATAATATTGTAA
- a CDS encoding acetate uptake transporter has translation METNTSNVKVQVADPSAIGMFGLAMVTLVASSQKLGITEGLSFIIPWALFLGGIAQLYASVQDGKHNNVFGQTAFGAYGLFWIGVGASWLIQMGVFGEELAAQVDPKQLGFAFIGYLILSLFLTVGATETNMVLFSIFVLIDVLFIGLILTTFGVVPEVAHEVAAVAELLISLIGFYGAGANVLNNHFGRVVCPVGKPFGIFKPQSKMKLVKNA, from the coding sequence ATGGAAACAAATACTTCAAACGTAAAAGTGCAAGTGGCTGACCCATCGGCAATTGGTATGTTCGGTCTTGCAATGGTAACTTTAGTTGCTTCATCACAAAAATTAGGGATTACTGAAGGTTTATCATTCATTATTCCGTGGGCATTATTCCTTGGTGGGATTGCTCAACTATATGCTAGTGTTCAAGATGGTAAGCACAACAATGTATTTGGACAAACTGCTTTTGGTGCATACGGACTTTTCTGGATTGGTGTCGGTGCTTCTTGGTTAATCCAAATGGGTGTTTTTGGAGAAGAACTTGCAGCTCAAGTCGATCCTAAGCAACTTGGATTTGCATTTATTGGTTACTTAATTTTAAGTCTTTTCTTAACAGTTGGTGCTACGGAAACAAACATGGTATTATTCTCCATCTTTGTTTTAATTGATGTATTATTCATTGGACTTATTCTTACAACATTTGGTGTAGTTCCTGAAGTAGCACATGAAGTAGCTGCAGTTGCTGAATTATTAATCTCTTTAATTGGTTTCTATGGCGCAGGTGCAAACGTATTGAATAATCACTTTGGCCGTGTTGTATGCCCAGTAGGAAAGCCATTTGGTATTTTCAAGCCTCAATCAAAAATGAAATTAGTAAAAAATGCATAA
- a CDS encoding nitric oxide synthase oxygenase — MNEGLLKEAKNFITACYQELGKTLEQTKQRLQDVEKQINSQNHYDHTYEELVHGARMAWRNSNRCIGRLFWESLHIIDQRHLETEEEICNALFEHIDFATNHGKIRPTITIFKPVVHNEVQVRLWNHQLIRYAGYETENGMIGDSHSLEFTKMCQDLGWQGEGTQFDLLPLVIQVRENKPKFYHIPKEKVLEVPIRHPEYKEFEDLQLKWYGVPIIAQMRLEIGGIHYTAAPFNGWYMGTEIGARNFADENRYNMLPKVADLMGLNTESAASLWKDRALIELNQAILYSFKEDGVSIVDHHTAAGQFKLFEEKEAMCGREVTGNWVWLIPPLSPATTHIFHQPYKNETKKPNFFYQKDLFL; from the coding sequence ATGAACGAAGGGCTATTAAAAGAAGCGAAGAATTTTATCACTGCTTGCTACCAGGAACTTGGGAAAACATTGGAACAAACCAAGCAACGATTACAGGATGTTGAGAAACAAATAAACAGTCAAAACCATTATGACCATACGTATGAAGAACTTGTCCATGGAGCAAGGATGGCATGGCGCAATAGTAATCGTTGTATTGGAAGACTATTTTGGGAAAGCTTACATATTATTGACCAACGTCATCTAGAAACAGAAGAGGAAATATGCAATGCCTTATTTGAGCATATTGATTTTGCCACCAATCACGGTAAAATTAGACCAACCATCACGATTTTTAAACCGGTGGTCCATAACGAAGTACAGGTAAGGCTGTGGAATCATCAATTAATCCGGTATGCAGGCTATGAAACTGAAAATGGAATGATTGGAGACTCACATTCACTTGAGTTCACAAAAATGTGTCAGGACCTTGGATGGCAAGGAGAGGGCACGCAGTTTGACTTGTTGCCGCTTGTAATCCAAGTTAGAGAGAATAAACCGAAATTTTATCATATTCCTAAAGAAAAAGTGCTTGAAGTTCCAATTCGTCACCCTGAGTATAAAGAGTTTGAAGATTTACAACTGAAGTGGTATGGTGTGCCGATTATTGCGCAAATGCGTTTAGAAATCGGAGGAATTCATTATACCGCAGCACCTTTCAACGGCTGGTATATGGGAACTGAAATTGGTGCCCGAAATTTTGCTGACGAAAACCGGTATAACATGCTGCCAAAGGTGGCTGATTTAATGGGATTAAATACAGAAAGTGCTGCATCATTGTGGAAGGACAGAGCGTTAATTGAGTTGAATCAAGCAATACTTTACTCCTTTAAAGAAGATGGAGTGAGTATTGTCGATCATCATACTGCGGCGGGACAATTTAAATTGTTTGAGGAAAAAGAGGCTATGTGTGGGAGAGAAGTGACTGGGAACTGGGTTTGGCTAATTCCACCGCTTTCTCCAGCAACCACACATATCTTTCATCAACCTTACAAGAATGAAACAAAAAAACCGAATTTTTTCTATCAAAAGGATCTATTTCTTTAA
- a CDS encoding asparaginase has translation MKKLLLIATGGTIASIEGDEGLVPGLTADQLLHYFQDSAQKVDVTCEILMNRDSTNIQPEHWVDMAETVAKNYDRYDGFIITHGTDTLAYTSAALSYMLQGLQKPVVITGSQVPISFKQTDAKKNLADSVRFACEDIGGVFVVFDGRVIIGTRAVKMRTKSYDAFESINHPYVANITGNHVQYYWKPTITEKTLHVDTSLCSDVFLLKLHPGTKPAIFDFLKDHYKGIIIESFGNGGVPFEGRNLLPKIKELTEHGLAVLISTQCLEEGQDLLLYEVGRKVAQYDVILSGDMNTEAIVAKLMWTLGRTTNLEEVKQIIETPAAWDLSTGWLKED, from the coding sequence ATGAAAAAGCTGTTATTAATCGCGACAGGAGGAACGATTGCTTCAATTGAAGGAGATGAGGGCTTAGTTCCTGGACTTACTGCAGACCAATTACTTCACTATTTTCAGGATTCTGCTCAAAAGGTAGACGTAACCTGTGAAATATTAATGAATCGGGATAGTACAAACATACAGCCTGAGCATTGGGTTGATATGGCTGAAACCGTGGCAAAAAATTATGATCGATATGATGGATTTATTATTACACATGGCACAGATACATTGGCTTATACCTCAGCAGCATTATCCTATATGCTTCAAGGATTACAGAAACCAGTAGTCATTACGGGTTCTCAGGTTCCAATTAGCTTTAAACAAACGGATGCGAAAAAAAATCTTGCCGACTCGGTACGATTTGCCTGTGAAGACATCGGCGGCGTATTTGTAGTATTTGATGGACGAGTTATTATTGGAACAAGAGCTGTAAAGATGAGAACGAAGAGCTATGATGCGTTTGAAAGCATAAACCATCCTTATGTCGCTAATATTACTGGTAATCATGTTCAATACTATTGGAAACCGACGATAACGGAAAAAACGCTTCATGTTGATACTAGTTTATGTTCAGATGTTTTCTTGTTGAAGCTACATCCTGGGACGAAGCCAGCGATTTTTGATTTTTTAAAGGACCATTATAAAGGGATCATTATCGAAAGCTTTGGAAACGGTGGAGTTCCATTTGAAGGCCGGAACCTGCTTCCAAAAATAAAAGAATTAACTGAGCACGGACTTGCTGTTCTGATTTCTACACAATGTTTAGAAGAGGGGCAGGATTTATTATTATATGAGGTTGGACGGAAAGTTGCACAATATGATGTTATTTTATCAGGAGATATGAACACAGAAGCAATTGTGGCAAAACTTATGTGGACTTTAGGGAGAACTACCAATCTGGAAGAAGTGAAACAAATCATTGAAACGCCTGCAGCCTGGGATTTATCAACGGGTTGGCTTAAAGAGGACTAA
- a CDS encoding helix-turn-helix transcriptional regulator, with amino-acid sequence MLQRLAQLRKNKNWSLQETADQLGIAKSTYAGYESGYREPPIKALTQMADLFETSVDYLLNRVEDKNTNLELTELLTSNNVLVTLDEIALTKEEFIDFIAFTRVKRGLK; translated from the coding sequence GTGTTACAACGATTAGCACAACTACGCAAAAATAAAAATTGGTCATTACAAGAAACCGCTGATCAGCTTGGAATCGCGAAAAGCACTTATGCTGGATATGAATCTGGCTACAGAGAACCTCCGATTAAAGCGTTGACACAAATGGCTGATTTGTTTGAAACCTCCGTTGATTATCTATTAAATCGTGTTGAAGATAAAAATACAAACCTAGAGTTGACAGAACTATTGACCTCTAATAATGTACTTGTGACACTCGATGAAATAGCTCTAACAAAAGAAGAGTTCATTGATTTTATTGCATTTACGAGGGTTAAACGAGGGTTAAAGTAA
- a CDS encoding LysR family transcriptional regulator, translating to MKNLDIRQLKYFSEVVKHKSITKAAEALHISQPALSKMIKGLEDELGMTLIVRTNKTSNVTDAGLIVMEYAKRISSLFEEMETTLHDLTNLNKGSIHIGLPPIIGSLYFPKVIAEFHTKYPNIEIHIQEYGAAKVVKSVDEGEFELGVAVLPVDHQQFNIYPIVQDEMKLLVHFEHRLADSQTVHLSELKDEDIIFYHEDFALHDIMWEKFIEIGFEPKVLFKSSQWDFMSEMVAAKLGITILPDSICNRVQNEKVKILDLIPSTPWNLAIITKKGRYISNAARRLIDFIV from the coding sequence GTGAAGAACTTGGACATTAGACAATTAAAATACTTTTCAGAGGTTGTCAAACATAAGAGTATAACTAAAGCTGCCGAAGCCCTCCACATCTCTCAGCCTGCATTAAGTAAAATGATTAAAGGGCTAGAAGACGAGCTTGGTATGACATTAATTGTTCGAACAAATAAAACAAGCAATGTAACAGATGCCGGCTTGATTGTGATGGAATATGCGAAAAGAATTAGCTCCCTTTTTGAGGAAATGGAAACAACATTACATGACCTTACAAACCTTAATAAGGGATCGATCCACATCGGGCTTCCTCCCATTATTGGCAGCCTTTATTTCCCAAAGGTCATTGCCGAGTTTCACACAAAATATCCAAATATCGAGATTCATATTCAGGAATATGGTGCAGCCAAGGTTGTAAAAAGTGTAGATGAAGGAGAATTCGAACTTGGTGTAGCCGTTCTTCCAGTTGATCATCAACAGTTTAATATTTACCCAATTGTACAGGATGAAATGAAATTATTAGTTCACTTTGAGCATCGATTAGCTGATTCACAAACGGTGCATTTATCAGAACTAAAGGATGAAGACATCATTTTTTACCACGAAGACTTTGCTTTGCATGATATTATGTGGGAAAAATTTATCGAGATAGGATTTGAACCCAAAGTATTGTTTAAAAGTTCTCAGTGGGATTTTATGTCGGAAATGGTAGCGGCGAAATTAGGAATAACGATTCTACCTGATTCGATTTGTAATCGGGTACAAAATGAGAAAGTTAAGATTCTCGATTTAATCCCATCTACACCCTGGAACCTAGCAATCATTACAAAAAAAGGACGATATATTTCAAATGCTGCGAGAAGGCTGATTGACTTTATTGTCTAG
- a CDS encoding CidA/LrgA family protein encodes MKIITIILQILFIHIFLILGSILKSFAPLPIPASMYGLVLLLVALSVKVIKLEWIEQGGNWLLAELLLFFIPSAVGIVNYDEILSWQGMKTFFLIGLSTLIVIGVTAYVADAFYKISKRSEAK; translated from the coding sequence ATGAAAATCATAACCATCATACTTCAAATATTGTTTATTCATATTTTCTTAATTCTTGGATCAATCTTAAAGAGTTTTGCTCCATTGCCGATTCCGGCATCGATGTATGGTCTCGTCTTACTTTTAGTCGCATTGTCGGTAAAAGTTATCAAACTTGAATGGATTGAACAAGGAGGAAATTGGTTGTTAGCTGAATTACTATTGTTCTTTATTCCATCTGCAGTAGGAATCGTTAATTATGATGAAATCTTAAGTTGGCAAGGAATGAAAACCTTCTTTTTAATCGGACTTAGTACATTAATTGTCATTGGAGTTACCGCATATGTAGCGGATGCCTTCTATAAAATAAGCAAAAGAAGTGAAGCTAAATGA
- a CDS encoding LrgB family protein, whose amino-acid sequence MIFLLTTVITYFIYRITKSYYKKSAFPLFHPLLICPIIIILILSVLHFPADRFIGASKGLTHMLGPATVAFAIPIYKHFHLIKKNLVIILISITAGSLVAIFSSFGLSLIFHLNPEFLISVLPRSITTPIAIEVSKEIGGLPTLTTIFVIITGIIGGILGPLELKWMSIQSPIAKGLALGMSAHGVGTTKAMEYGETEATFSTLAMIFAAIITLIWASSFIPALMNIAHL is encoded by the coding sequence ATGATCTTTTTATTAACTACAGTTATAACGTATTTTATTTATCGAATCACAAAGAGCTATTATAAAAAATCGGCATTTCCACTTTTTCATCCATTACTAATTTGTCCGATTATCATTATCCTTATATTAAGTGTTCTTCATTTCCCAGCTGATCGGTTTATCGGGGCATCAAAAGGACTAACGCATATGCTAGGTCCAGCTACCGTTGCTTTTGCGATCCCAATATATAAGCACTTTCATTTGATTAAAAAGAATTTAGTCATCATTTTGATTAGCATTACAGCTGGTAGCTTAGTTGCCATTTTTTCATCATTCGGATTATCCCTTATCTTTCATTTAAATCCTGAATTTCTAATAAGCGTGTTACCACGCTCGATTACAACACCGATTGCAATCGAGGTCTCTAAGGAAATTGGTGGCTTACCAACTTTAACGACCATTTTCGTCATCATTACTGGAATCATTGGTGGAATATTAGGGCCACTTGAACTCAAATGGATGTCGATTCAATCCCCGATTGCTAAAGGACTTGCATTGGGTATGAGTGCTCATGGAGTGGGTACGACAAAAGCAATGGAATACGGAGAAACAGAAGCAACCTTTTCAACCCTCGCTATGATATTTGCGGCTATCATTACATTAATATGGGCAAGTTCCTTTATTCCAGCTCTTATGAACATCGCTCACTTATAA